The following are from one region of the Mycolicibacterium diernhoferi genome:
- a CDS encoding pyridoxamine 5'-phosphate oxidase family protein, with protein sequence MIDIIEKSKLMFVATVNDDGAPNFSPKGSVRVLDDKHLIFADIASPHTIDNLRARPAIEINVVDFLSRRGYRFGGTAEVLDPTDPACTHIATWLRETNGDSVPCHHAVRIEETRAEELLSPAYTFQKSTEPELRHAWMSKYGLVQP encoded by the coding sequence ATGATCGACATCATCGAGAAGTCAAAGCTCATGTTCGTGGCGACCGTGAACGACGACGGTGCGCCGAATTTCTCCCCGAAGGGGTCGGTGCGGGTACTCGACGACAAACACCTCATCTTCGCCGACATCGCCTCGCCACACACCATCGACAACCTCCGTGCCCGCCCAGCGATCGAAATCAACGTGGTGGACTTCCTGTCGCGGCGGGGATATCGCTTCGGAGGTACCGCTGAAGTGTTGGATCCCACAGACCCCGCCTGCACCCACATCGCAACTTGGCTCCGGGAAACCAACGGCGACTCCGTGCCGTGCCATCATGCGGTCAGGATCGAAGAGACTCGTGCCGAAGAATTGCTTTCTCCGGCATACACATTCCAGAAGTCGACCGAACCAGAGCTACGGCACGCATGGATGTCCAAGTATGGCCTCGTCCAACCCTGA
- a CDS encoding DUF3052 domain-containing protein, protein MVAAGKESDPNYAQKLGIAKGQVVQELGWDEDTDDDIRADVEDAIGGEMLDEDSDEVVDVVLLWWRDDDGDLVDRLMDAITPLAEDGVIWVVTPKTGKPGHVAPAEIAESAPTAGLMQTSSANLGGWIASRLVQPKSKAVTKQR, encoded by the coding sequence GTGGTCGCGGCGGGGAAGGAATCTGACCCGAACTACGCCCAGAAGTTGGGCATCGCCAAGGGACAGGTCGTCCAGGAGCTTGGTTGGGACGAAGATACCGATGACGACATCCGGGCCGACGTCGAGGACGCCATCGGCGGCGAGATGCTCGACGAGGACTCCGACGAGGTGGTCGACGTCGTCCTGCTGTGGTGGCGTGACGATGACGGCGACCTGGTCGACCGGCTGATGGATGCCATCACTCCGCTCGCCGAGGACGGCGTCATCTGGGTGGTGACACCCAAGACCGGTAAACCCGGCCACGTGGCGCCCGCCGAGATCGCGGAGTCTGCGCCCACCGCGGGCCTGATGCAGACCTCGTCGGCGAACCTGGGGGGCTGGATCGCCAGCCGGCTGGTGCAGCCGAAGTCCAAGGCCGTCACGAAGCAGCGGTAG
- the aceE gene encoding pyruvate dehydrogenase (acetyl-transferring), homodimeric type has protein sequence MTTEFARQDLAQNSGSTGEPDRVRVIREGVASYLPDIDPDETGEWLESFDELLERSGPARARYLMLRLLERSREKRVAIPALTSTDYVNTIPTELEPWFPGDEDVERRYRAWIRWNAAIMVHRAQRPGVGVGGHISTYASSASLYEVGFNHFFRGKSHPGGGDQVFIQGHASPGVYARAFLEGRLSTDQLDGFRQEHSHPGGGLPSYPHPRLMPDFWEFPTVSMGLGPMNAIYQARFNHYLADRGIKDTSDQHVWAFLGDGEMDEPESRGLIQVAANEALDNLTFVVNCNLQRLDGPVRGNGKIIQELESFFRGAGWNVIKVVWGREWDALLHADRDGALVNLMNTTPDGDYQTYKANDGAYVRDHFFGRDPRTKALVEPMTDREIWNLKRGGHDYRKVYAAYRAAMEHKGQPTIILAKTIKGYTLGQHFEGRNATHQMKKLALEDLKTFRDVTRVPISDADLEKDPYLPPYYHPGPNAPEIRYLLDRRRTLGGFLPERRTKSKVLKLPGTDTYSALKKGSGKQPVATTMATVRTFKELLRDKNIGPRIVPIIPDEARTFGMDSWFPSLKIYNRNGQLYTAVDSELMLAYKESEIGQILHEGINEAGSTASFTAVGTSYSTQNEPMIPIYIFYSMFGFQRTGDGLWAAADQMAKGFVLGATAGRTTLTGEGLQHADGHSLLLASTNPAAVTYDPAFAYEIAYIIESGLKRMYGEDPENVFFYITIYNEPYVQPAEPENFDPEGVLRGMYRFRAATEKRSSTAQILASGVSMPEALKAADMLAEKWDVAADVWSVTSWGELNRDGVAVEKARLRHPDQQAPTAYVTEVLADSAGPVVAVSDWMRAVSEQIRPWVPGTYVTLGTDGFGFSDTRPAARRYFNTDAESVVVAVLEALARDGEIDPSVAIAAAKEYRIDDVTAAGVSYADTGSA, from the coding sequence TTGACTACCGAGTTCGCGCGCCAAGACCTGGCCCAAAACTCTGGCAGCACAGGCGAACCCGACCGGGTCCGCGTGATCCGGGAGGGCGTTGCCTCCTATCTGCCCGATATCGACCCCGACGAGACCGGTGAATGGCTGGAATCGTTCGACGAACTGCTGGAACGATCCGGACCGGCCCGTGCCCGCTATCTGATGTTGCGTCTGCTGGAGCGCTCCCGGGAGAAGCGGGTCGCGATCCCGGCACTCACCTCCACCGACTACGTCAACACCATCCCCACCGAACTGGAGCCCTGGTTCCCCGGTGACGAGGATGTCGAGCGACGTTACCGCGCCTGGATCCGCTGGAATGCCGCCATCATGGTGCACCGCGCCCAGCGCCCGGGAGTCGGTGTGGGCGGCCACATTTCGACGTACGCGTCCTCGGCGTCGCTGTACGAGGTGGGGTTCAACCACTTCTTCCGCGGCAAATCCCATCCCGGTGGCGGAGACCAGGTCTTCATCCAGGGTCACGCCTCCCCCGGCGTGTACGCGCGCGCCTTCCTGGAGGGCCGGCTGTCCACCGACCAACTGGATGGTTTCCGGCAGGAGCACAGCCATCCCGGCGGCGGACTGCCGTCCTACCCGCACCCCCGGTTGATGCCCGACTTCTGGGAATTCCCGACCGTGTCCATGGGCCTGGGCCCGATGAACGCGATCTACCAGGCCCGGTTCAACCATTACCTGGCCGACCGCGGCATCAAGGACACCTCCGATCAGCATGTGTGGGCGTTCCTCGGCGACGGCGAGATGGACGAACCGGAGAGCCGCGGCCTGATCCAGGTGGCGGCCAACGAGGCGCTGGACAACCTGACCTTCGTGGTGAACTGCAACCTGCAGCGCCTCGACGGCCCGGTGCGCGGGAACGGCAAGATCATCCAGGAACTGGAGTCGTTCTTCCGGGGTGCCGGCTGGAACGTCATCAAGGTGGTGTGGGGCCGCGAGTGGGACGCCCTGCTGCACGCCGACCGCGACGGCGCACTGGTCAATCTGATGAACACCACCCCCGACGGTGACTACCAGACCTACAAGGCCAATGACGGCGCCTACGTGCGCGACCACTTCTTCGGCCGTGATCCGCGCACCAAGGCGCTCGTGGAACCGATGACCGACCGGGAGATCTGGAACCTCAAGCGCGGCGGGCATGACTACCGCAAGGTGTACGCGGCTTACCGCGCGGCGATGGAGCACAAGGGCCAGCCCACGATCATCCTGGCCAAGACCATCAAGGGCTACACGCTCGGCCAGCATTTCGAGGGCCGCAATGCCACGCACCAGATGAAAAAGCTTGCACTGGAAGACCTCAAGACCTTCCGCGATGTCACCCGGGTGCCGATCTCGGACGCCGACCTGGAAAAGGACCCGTACCTGCCGCCGTACTACCACCCCGGGCCCAACGCCCCGGAGATCCGGTACCTGCTCGACCGTCGGCGCACCCTGGGCGGGTTCCTGCCGGAGCGGCGCACCAAGTCCAAGGTGCTGAAGCTACCCGGCACCGACACCTACTCGGCACTCAAGAAGGGGTCCGGCAAGCAGCCGGTGGCCACCACCATGGCGACCGTGCGCACGTTCAAAGAACTTTTGCGGGACAAGAACATCGGGCCGCGTATCGTGCCGATCATCCCGGACGAGGCGCGCACCTTCGGGATGGATTCGTGGTTCCCGAGCCTGAAGATCTACAACCGCAACGGCCAGCTCTACACCGCGGTGGACTCCGAATTGATGTTGGCCTACAAGGAAAGCGAAATCGGCCAGATCCTGCACGAGGGCATCAACGAGGCCGGGTCGACGGCGTCGTTCACCGCGGTCGGTACGTCCTACTCCACCCAGAACGAACCGATGATCCCGATCTACATCTTCTATTCGATGTTCGGGTTCCAGCGCACCGGCGACGGACTGTGGGCCGCGGCGGATCAGATGGCCAAGGGCTTCGTGCTCGGCGCCACCGCGGGCCGCACCACGCTCACCGGGGAGGGGCTGCAGCACGCCGACGGGCACTCACTGCTGCTCGCCTCCACGAACCCGGCCGCGGTCACCTATGACCCGGCGTTCGCCTACGAGATCGCGTACATCATCGAAAGCGGTCTGAAGCGGATGTACGGCGAGGATCCCGAGAACGTCTTCTTCTACATCACCATCTACAACGAGCCATACGTGCAGCCCGCGGAGCCGGAGAACTTCGACCCCGAGGGCGTGCTGCGCGGGATGTACCGATTCCGCGCGGCGACGGAGAAGCGTTCCAGCACCGCGCAGATCCTGGCGTCGGGTGTCTCGATGCCCGAGGCGCTCAAGGCGGCCGACATGCTCGCCGAGAAGTGGGATGTCGCCGCCGACGTCTGGTCGGTGACCAGCTGGGGTGAGCTCAACCGCGACGGTGTCGCGGTGGAGAAGGCCCGGCTGCGTCATCCCGACCAGCAGGCGCCGACGGCCTATGTGACCGAGGTGCTCGCGGATTCCGCCGGCCCGGTGGTGGCGGTGTCGGACTGGATGCGCGCGGTTTCAGAGCAGATCCGGCCGTGGGTGCCGGGCACCTACGTGACGCTGGGCACCGACGGGTTCGGCTTCTCCGACACCCGCCCGGCGGCCCGGCGTTACTTCAACACCGACGCCGAGTCGGTGGTGGTGGCGGTGCTGGAGGCCCTGGCCCGGGACGGCGAGATCGACCCGTCGGTCGCGATCGCGGCGGCCAAGGAGTACCGCATCGACGACGTCACGGCGGCCGGCGTTTCCTACGCGGACACCGGTAGCGCCTGA
- a CDS encoding alpha/beta fold hydrolase: protein MSTYVLVHGSWHDGAAWTDVADELRALGHEVHHPTMAGHGPGADRDVTHDDCVASVADYVTEHGLGDFVLVGHSFAGSVIARLAAQMPHLVRRLVFWNGRKAGHESLLRTDRCAAQVRAV, encoded by the coding sequence ATGTCGACCTATGTTCTTGTCCACGGCTCCTGGCACGACGGAGCTGCCTGGACAGATGTCGCGGACGAACTTCGCGCCCTGGGCCACGAAGTCCACCACCCGACGATGGCAGGGCATGGCCCCGGCGCCGATCGCGATGTCACTCACGATGACTGTGTTGCCTCGGTAGCTGACTACGTCACCGAACACGGACTTGGCGACTTCGTTCTCGTCGGCCACAGCTTCGCTGGAAGCGTGATTGCCCGGCTGGCAGCGCAGATGCCACACCTCGTGAGGCGACTGGTGTTCTGGAATGGCCGAAAAGCTGGACATGAAAGCCTTTTACGCACTGATCGATGTGCCGCGCAGGTACGTGCTGTGTAA
- a CDS encoding GNAT family N-acetyltransferase: protein MDAHDPNLVAVWTLLTELRPQLTLQTFAQLLIDAVQMNLVYEAAILEGKAVALVGWRLVTDSRLGRHVYVADLVVTTRRRGLGLGHAVLAKVVERTRELECTHVVLDSGITNTSAHRFYEAFGFTQTALQFELALN, encoded by the coding sequence GTGGACGCCCACGATCCGAACCTCGTCGCGGTGTGGACGCTGCTGACCGAACTGCGGCCGCAGCTGACGTTGCAGACCTTTGCGCAACTGCTCATCGACGCCGTTCAGATGAATCTCGTCTACGAAGCAGCCATCCTGGAAGGCAAAGCCGTTGCACTGGTCGGTTGGCGGCTTGTCACCGACTCCCGGCTCGGCCGGCACGTTTACGTCGCGGACCTCGTCGTGACCACCCGGCGGCGAGGGCTGGGACTCGGCCACGCCGTTCTGGCCAAAGTCGTCGAGCGTACGCGGGAACTGGAGTGCACCCACGTCGTCCTCGACTCAGGGATCACGAACACCTCCGCGCACCGCTTCTACGAAGCGTTCGGTTTCACCCAGACTGCCCTGCAGTTCGAGCTGGCCCTGAACTGA
- a CDS encoding carboxymuconolactone decarboxylase family protein, whose amino-acid sequence MKIRASQINGCAYCLRMHSTDAIAAGESPDRLAVVSAWRETQYFSDIEMAALHISEYVTAISTAELPDTIRAEISRTLTAEQIAAVHSLAIAINAFNRVAICSHIPVAPE is encoded by the coding sequence GTGAAGATCCGGGCGTCCCAGATCAACGGATGCGCCTACTGCCTGCGCATGCACAGCACCGACGCGATCGCCGCCGGCGAGTCACCCGACCGCTTGGCGGTGGTATCGGCGTGGCGAGAGACGCAGTACTTCAGCGACATCGAGATGGCAGCCCTGCACATCAGTGAGTACGTCACCGCGATCTCGACGGCCGAGCTGCCCGATACGATCCGTGCCGAGATCAGCCGAACACTCACAGCCGAGCAGATCGCGGCCGTGCACTCGCTCGCCATCGCGATCAACGCGTTCAACCGAGTGGCGATCTGCAGTCACATTCCGGTGGCGCCCGAGTGA
- a CDS encoding PucR family transcriptional regulator, which translates to MPDNRSAPPPASTLEVLQSVPESALRRLKQYSGTLSTQAVHALETRLPFFADLEASQRASVQLVVQTAVINFVEWMRDPNSDVGYTAQAFEVVPQDLRRRVALRQSVEMVRVTMEFFEEVVPLLARNEQQLTALTAGILRYSRDLAFAAATAYADQAEARGAWDTRMEANLVDAVVRGDMGPDLQSQAAALNWDATAPATVIVGLPRPDRLEQTGDDVHAAADSCGRSALSDVHGTWLVTIVSGGLSPTERFPAELLKVFGDGPVVVGPTMPTLGAAHHSASEAIAGMNAVAGWSNAPRPVSSRELLPERALLGDPSAVSALATEVMRPLADADPALAKTLDAYLDSGGAIEACARKLTVHPNTVRYRLKRITDFTGRDPTVPRDAYVLRVATAVGRMKGDGSHFTSQNGPSAMAGGQQTTQWGRHPS; encoded by the coding sequence ATGCCCGACAACCGGTCCGCACCTCCACCGGCATCCACGCTGGAGGTGCTGCAGAGCGTGCCCGAATCGGCGCTGCGCCGGCTCAAGCAGTACTCGGGCACGTTGTCCACCCAGGCGGTCCACGCGCTGGAGACCCGGCTGCCCTTCTTCGCCGACCTGGAGGCCTCGCAGCGCGCCAGCGTGCAGCTCGTCGTGCAGACCGCGGTGATCAACTTCGTCGAATGGATGCGCGACCCCAACAGCGATGTCGGCTACACCGCGCAGGCCTTCGAGGTGGTGCCCCAGGATCTGCGCCGCCGGGTCGCCTTGCGACAGTCCGTGGAGATGGTGCGCGTCACCATGGAGTTCTTCGAGGAGGTCGTGCCGCTGCTCGCCCGCAACGAGCAGCAGCTGACCGCGCTGACCGCGGGCATCCTGCGCTACAGCCGCGACCTGGCGTTCGCCGCAGCCACGGCCTATGCCGATCAGGCCGAGGCGCGTGGCGCCTGGGACACCCGGATGGAGGCCAACCTGGTCGACGCGGTGGTGCGCGGGGACATGGGCCCCGACCTGCAGTCCCAGGCGGCCGCCCTGAACTGGGACGCGACCGCTCCAGCAACCGTCATCGTGGGGCTGCCCCGCCCCGACCGGCTCGAACAGACCGGTGACGATGTGCACGCCGCGGCGGACAGTTGCGGGCGCTCCGCCCTGTCCGATGTGCACGGCACCTGGCTGGTCACCATCGTCAGCGGCGGCCTCTCCCCGACCGAGCGTTTCCCCGCGGAACTGCTGAAGGTGTTCGGCGACGGTCCCGTGGTCGTCGGCCCGACGATGCCGACGCTGGGCGCCGCACACCACAGCGCATCCGAGGCCATCGCCGGGATGAACGCGGTGGCCGGCTGGAGCAATGCCCCGAGGCCGGTCTCATCCCGCGAACTGCTACCCGAGCGCGCCCTGCTCGGGGATCCCAGCGCGGTGAGCGCGTTGGCGACCGAGGTGATGCGCCCGCTCGCCGACGCCGATCCGGCGCTGGCCAAAACTCTGGACGCCTACCTCGATTCCGGCGGTGCCATAGAGGCGTGCGCCCGTAAATTGACGGTTCATCCAAACACAGTTCGTTACCGACTCAAGCGAATCACCGACTTCACGGGCCGCGATCCGACCGTCCCGCGCGACGCCTACGTGCTGCGGGTCGCGACCGCGGTGGGCCGCATGAAAGGTGACGGAAGCCACTTCACCTCACAAAACGGCCCCTCTGCGATGGCCGGTGGACAGCAAACGACGCAGTGGGGCCGGCACCCCTCATGA
- a CDS encoding ACP S-malonyltransferase encodes MLALLAPGQGSQTPGMLSPWLELPGAAERLATWSDISGLDLVRLGTTATAEEITDTAVTQPLVVAATLLAHEEAARRGVLQGDAAVAGHSVGEIAAYAIAGVISADDAVKLAATRGAEMAKACALEPTGMAAVLGGEEADVLEALARLDLIPANRNAAGQIVAAGAVSALEKLAEDPPAKARVRVLATAGAFHTHYMASAAEGYAAAAAGVATNEPTATLLSNADGKPVADAADAMAKLVAQMTRPVRWDLCNETLRGLDVRAVVEFPPAGTLVGIAKRELKGTPTKPVKTPEDLDGLADL; translated from the coding sequence GTGCTTGCGCTGCTTGCCCCCGGACAGGGCTCGCAGACCCCCGGCATGCTCAGCCCGTGGCTGGAGTTGCCCGGCGCCGCCGAGCGTCTCGCCACGTGGTCGGACATCAGCGGACTGGACCTGGTCCGACTCGGCACCACCGCCACCGCCGAGGAGATCACCGATACCGCGGTGACCCAGCCCCTCGTGGTGGCCGCGACGCTGCTCGCCCATGAAGAGGCCGCCCGGCGCGGTGTGCTGCAGGGTGATGCCGCCGTGGCCGGCCACTCGGTCGGTGAGATCGCCGCCTACGCCATCGCCGGCGTGATCAGCGCCGACGACGCGGTCAAGCTGGCCGCCACCCGCGGCGCGGAGATGGCCAAGGCCTGCGCGCTGGAGCCCACCGGTATGGCCGCCGTCCTGGGCGGCGAGGAGGCCGACGTCCTCGAAGCCCTGGCCCGCCTCGACCTCATCCCCGCCAACCGCAACGCGGCCGGCCAGATCGTCGCCGCCGGTGCGGTCTCGGCGCTGGAGAAGCTGGCCGAGGATCCGCCGGCCAAGGCCCGGGTCCGTGTGCTGGCCACCGCCGGGGCGTTCCACACCCACTACATGGCCTCGGCCGCCGAGGGCTACGCCGCCGCAGCGGCCGGCGTGGCCACCAACGAGCCGACCGCAACCCTGCTGTCCAACGCCGACGGCAAACCGGTGGCCGATGCCGCGGACGCCATGGCCAAGCTGGTCGCCCAGATGACCCGGCCGGTGCGCTGGGATCTGTGCAACGAGACATTGCGCGGCCTGGACGTGCGGGCCGTCGTGGAGTTCCCGCCCGCGGGCACACTGGTCGGTATCGCCAAGCGCGAACTGAAGGGCACCCCGACCAAGCCGGTCAAGACCCCCGAAGATCTGGACGGGCTCGCCGACCTGTAG
- a CDS encoding cutinase family protein — protein MARTKCSSRTPSFWPRNWYSPAGTDRRRRPRMEFFDTAAVVHRVALRGTRPNRNRQAGRTMRWLRRMRPRGGRTMVRRYHAALHTVGVVVAMTSLAAPPFLSPAVANGAPTGCPDVELVFARGTFEPAGLGRFGEALASSLRSRLPGRTVGSYAVEYPASLDFGRAADGVADATRYMHRGAPPLALGAPYVVKSLDLCAPGDPICQPGGFDRAAHSSYALNGMVDRAADFVARRVDPESRSAENPRGSTAVNPR, from the coding sequence ATGGCTCGCACGAAGTGCTCTTCACGAACCCCAAGCTTCTGGCCGAGAAACTGGTACTCGCCGGCCGGGACTGATCGTCGACGCCGGCCGAGGATGGAATTTTTCGACACGGCCGCGGTGGTTCATCGAGTAGCACTGCGCGGCACCAGGCCGAACCGGAACCGTCAGGCCGGTCGAACCATGCGGTGGCTTCGCCGGATGCGTCCACGAGGAGGAAGAACCATGGTCCGCAGGTATCACGCCGCGTTGCACACAGTAGGCGTCGTCGTTGCGATGACATCACTTGCCGCGCCGCCATTTCTGTCGCCGGCCGTTGCCAACGGCGCCCCGACCGGCTGCCCGGATGTCGAGCTTGTCTTCGCGCGAGGGACGTTCGAACCTGCGGGCCTGGGCCGCTTCGGCGAGGCGTTGGCATCCTCTCTGCGGTCGCGACTTCCGGGACGGACCGTTGGGTCGTACGCGGTGGAATACCCGGCGTCGTTGGACTTCGGTCGCGCTGCAGACGGCGTTGCCGACGCGACCCGCTACATGCACCGGGGAGCCCCACCGTTGGCACTCGGCGCACCGTACGTCGTGAAGTCCCTCGATCTCTGTGCTCCGGGCGACCCGATCTGCCAACCCGGCGGTTTCGACCGCGCAGCACACAGCAGTTACGCCCTCAACGGAATGGTGGACCGGGCCGCTGATTTCGTCGCACGACGGGTGGACCCGGAGAGCCGGTCCGCAGAGAACCCCCGCGGGTCCACTGCGGTTAACCCCCGGTGA
- the kasA gene encoding 3-oxoacyl-ACP synthase KasA produces MTKPSTANGGFPNVVVTAVTATTSLAPDIESTWKGLLAGESGIRKLEDDFVEKWDLAAKIGGHLKEPLDPLMSRLEMRRMSYVQRMAKYLGNQLWETAGKPEVDPDRFAVVIGTGLGGGEKIVETYDAMNEGGPRKVSPLAVQMIMPNGAAAVVGLELGARAGVITPVSACSSGSEGIAHAWRQIVMGDADIAVCGGVEGAIEALPIAAFSMMRAMSTRNDDPEGASRPFDKNRDGFVFGEAGALMVIETEEHALARGAKPLARLMGAGITSDAFHMVAPAADGKRAGQAMKRAMETAGLSPKDISHVNAHATSTSIGDVAEANAIRVAGVEHAAVYAPKSALGHSIGAVGALESILTVLALRDGVIPPTLNFETPDPEIDLDVVAGEPRYGDYQYAINNSFGFGGHNVALAFGRY; encoded by the coding sequence ATGACCAAACCTTCCACTGCTAACGGCGGGTTCCCGAATGTCGTGGTGACCGCCGTTACGGCGACCACCTCACTGGCACCGGACATCGAGAGCACGTGGAAGGGCCTGCTGGCCGGCGAGAGCGGCATCCGCAAGCTCGAGGACGACTTCGTCGAGAAGTGGGACCTGGCAGCCAAGATCGGTGGGCACCTCAAGGAGCCGCTCGATCCGCTGATGTCCCGCCTCGAGATGCGGCGTATGTCCTACGTGCAGCGGATGGCGAAGTACCTCGGCAACCAGCTCTGGGAAACCGCGGGCAAGCCCGAGGTCGATCCCGACCGGTTCGCGGTCGTGATCGGCACCGGGCTGGGTGGCGGCGAGAAGATCGTCGAGACCTATGACGCGATGAACGAGGGCGGGCCCCGCAAGGTGTCCCCGCTCGCCGTTCAGATGATCATGCCCAACGGTGCTGCCGCCGTCGTCGGCCTCGAGCTCGGGGCCCGCGCCGGTGTCATCACGCCGGTGTCGGCCTGTTCCTCGGGTTCGGAAGGCATCGCGCACGCATGGCGTCAGATCGTCATGGGTGACGCCGATATCGCCGTGTGCGGTGGTGTCGAGGGTGCCATCGAGGCGCTGCCCATCGCGGCGTTCTCGATGATGCGTGCGATGTCGACCCGCAACGACGATCCGGAAGGTGCTTCGCGTCCGTTCGACAAGAATCGCGACGGGTTCGTCTTCGGCGAGGCCGGTGCGCTCATGGTCATCGAGACCGAGGAGCACGCCCTGGCCCGCGGCGCCAAGCCGCTGGCCCGTCTGATGGGTGCCGGCATCACCTCCGACGCGTTCCACATGGTGGCTCCGGCCGCGGACGGCAAGCGTGCCGGCCAGGCCATGAAGCGCGCGATGGAGACCGCGGGTCTGTCACCGAAGGACATCTCGCATGTCAACGCGCATGCCACATCGACCTCGATCGGTGACGTCGCCGAGGCGAACGCCATCCGAGTCGCGGGGGTGGAGCATGCCGCGGTGTACGCGCCGAAGTCGGCTCTGGGTCACTCGATCGGTGCGGTGGGTGCACTGGAGTCGATCCTGACAGTGCTGGCGTTGCGTGACGGCGTCATTCCGCCGACGCTCAACTTCGAGACCCCCGATCCTGAGATCGATCTCGATGTTGTCGCGGGAGAGCCCCGGTACGGTGACTACCAGTACGCCATCAACAACTCGTTCGGATTCGGTGGCCACAATGTGGCTCTGGCGTTCGGACGTTACTGA
- the acpM gene encoding meromycolate extension acyl carrier protein AcpM, with the protein MAASQEEIIAGLAEIIEEVTGIEPSEVTMEKSFVDDLDIDSLSMVEIAVQTEDKYGVKIPDEDLAGLRTVGDVVSYIQKLEAENPEAAAALREKFGSE; encoded by the coding sequence GTGGCCGCCAGCCAGGAAGAAATCATCGCCGGTCTCGCCGAGATCATCGAAGAGGTGACCGGTATCGAGCCGTCCGAGGTCACGATGGAGAAGTCCTTCGTCGACGACCTGGACATCGACTCGCTGTCGATGGTCGAGATCGCGGTGCAGACCGAGGACAAGTACGGCGTGAAGATCCCCGACGAGGACCTCGCGGGCCTGCGCACCGTCGGTGACGTCGTCTCCTACATCCAGAAGCTCGAAGCCGAGAACCCCGAGGCTGCCGCTGCCCTGCGCGAGAAGTTTGGCTCGGAATGA
- a CDS encoding peroxiredoxin translates to MLAVGQAAPDFTLKDQHGRAVTLSSLRGKNVLLVFFPLAFTGVCEGELGEIRDHLAEYENEDTAVLTISVGPPPTHKVWAVQNGFLFPVLADFWPHGAVTQAYGVFNADAGYPNRGTFALDRDGVIRFAEMMQPGEPRDQSVWRHALAALRGG, encoded by the coding sequence ATGCTCGCTGTCGGGCAGGCTGCGCCGGACTTCACGCTCAAGGACCAGCACGGTCGCGCCGTGACGCTGTCGTCCTTGCGCGGGAAGAACGTCCTGCTGGTGTTCTTTCCGTTGGCCTTCACCGGGGTGTGCGAAGGCGAACTCGGCGAGATCCGCGATCACCTGGCCGAGTACGAGAACGAGGACACCGCGGTGCTGACCATCTCCGTCGGCCCACCACCCACCCACAAGGTCTGGGCGGTGCAGAACGGGTTCCTGTTCCCGGTGCTGGCCGATTTCTGGCCGCACGGCGCGGTCACGCAGGCCTACGGGGTGTTCAACGCCGACGCCGGCTACCCGAACCGGGGCACCTTCGCGCTCGACCGGGACGGGGTGATCCGGTTCGCCGAGATGATGCAGCCCGGCGAGCCGCGTGATCAGTCGGTCTGGCGCCACGCCCTGGCGGCGTTGCGCGGCGGCTGA